In the Loxodonta africana isolate mLoxAfr1 chromosome 1, mLoxAfr1.hap2, whole genome shotgun sequence genome, one interval contains:
- the SOD2 gene encoding superoxide dismutase [Mn], mitochondrial: protein MLCRAVGSTSRQLIPALGALSSRQKHSLPDLPYDYGALEPHISAKIMQLHHSKHHAAYVHNLNVTEEKYKEALAKGDVTAQVALQPALKFNGGGHINHSIFWTNLSPNGGGEPKGELLEAIKRDFGSFAKFKEKLTAVSLSVQGSGWGWLGFNKEWGHLQIAACSNQDPLQGTTGLIPLLGIDVWEHAYYLQYENVRPDYLKAIWNVINWENVSERYMACKK from the exons ATGTTGTGCCGGGCGGTGGGCAG CACGAGCAGGCAGCTGATCCCAgctctgggagccctgagctccAGGCAGAAGCACAGCCTGCCTGACCTGCCCTACGACTATGGCGCCCTGGAGCCTCACATTAGCGCTAAGATCATGCAGCTGCACCACAGCAAACACCACGCCGCTTACGTGCATAACTTAAACGTCACCGAGGAGAAGTATAAGGAGGCGCTGGCAAAGG GTGATGTCACAGCCCAGGTAGCTCTCCAGCCTGCGCTGAAGTTCAATGGCGGAGGTCATATCAATCATAGCATCTTCTGGACAAACCTGAGCCCTAATGGCGGTGGAGAACCCAAAG gGGAGTTGCTGGAAGCCATCAAACGTGACTTTGGTTCTTTTGCGAAGTTTAAGGAGAAGTTGACAGCCGTGTCTCTTAGCGTTCAAGGTTCAGGCTGGGGTTGGCTTGGTTTCAACAAGGAGTGGGGACACTTACAGATTGCCGCTTGTTCAAATCAGGATCCGTTGCAAGGAACAACAG GGCTTATCCCACTGCTTGGGATTGATGTGTGGGAGCATGCTTACTACCTTCAGTATGAAAATGTCAGACCCGATTATCTGAAAGCTATTTGGAATGTCATCAACTGGGAGAATGTCAGTGAAAGATACATGGCTTGCAAAAAGTGA